Proteins encoded by one window of Aphis gossypii isolate Hap1 chromosome X, ASM2018417v2, whole genome shotgun sequence:
- the LOC126552395 gene encoding histone-lysine N-methyltransferase KMT5C-like, protein MDQGPSVSIFYLFVNCHFMGFFMFFVIQTRSAGQDSRQPPTSDMDHEARLLCIVDDMCTKDILDRHLGFVTHKTQEEPLATFSKKDIHYLNLQKTMYIDACAASSSFTIERCAMFEEDGDVGAKVMAAKHLKSGTVIRELCGRLVTVRESFLKPGRNDFSVVHSNYIKKSQLWLGPAAYANHDCESNCEIHYLRSGVACLRTNRPIPVGEEITAFYGDNYFGENNVHCLCTTCKEKVEGVYANTEPPLIEKPFLQCAHCPTRFRYKSWLVRHLLRHVQIDKFACGECGESFSRKSSLKRHAKRHDTELTKFQCTLCRKSFTRKEDATRHENTVHLKLSTHKCTDCELTFKTKKEMQYHHNRSHTGLKPFSYITGSDCRSCQSDYFFVAVVRFVD, encoded by the exons ATGGACCAAGGACCTtcagtaagtatattttatttatttgttaattgtcATTTCATGggatttttcatgttttttgttattcagACTAGAAGTGCAGGCCAAGATTCGCGGCAGCCGCCAACTTCTGACATG GACCATGAAGCTAGACTACTGTGCATAGTAGACGATATGTGCACTAAGGATATTTTGGACCGTCATTTGGGTTTTGTCACTCACAAAACCCAAGAAGAACCTTTGGCAACGTTTTCCAAAAAGGACATACACTATTTAAATCTACAAAAAACGATGTACATCGATGCGTGCGCTGCGTCCTCTAGTTTCACCATCGAACGGTGTGCAATGTTCGAGGAGGACGGCGATGTTGGTGCAAAGGTAATGGCCGCAAAGCATTTAAAGAGTGGCACTGTGATTAGGGAACTGTGTGGTAGGCTGGTGACGGTTAGAGAATCATTCCTGAAGCCTGGGCGAAATGATTTTTCTGTCGTTCACAGCAACTACATCAAGAAGTCACAGTTATGGTTGGGTCCAGCTGCTTACGCAAACCACGATTGCGAAAGCAATTgtgaaattcattatttaaggaGCGGTGTGGCATGCCTTCGTACCAACAGGCCAATTCCAGTCGGTGAGGAGATCACGGCTTTTTACGGGGATAATTATTTTGGTGAAAATAATGTGCATTGCCTTTGCACGACTTGCAAAGAAAAAGTGGAAGGTGTGTATGCCAATACTGAACCTCCACTAATAGAAAAACCGTTTCTCCAATGTGCCCATTGCCCTACGAGGTTCCGATATAAATCGTGGTTGGTGCGGCATCTTTTGAGGCACGTGCAAATCGATAAGTTTGCATGTGGAGAATGCGGTGAGTCTTTCAGCAGGAAATCGTCATTGAAGAGGCACGCCAAAAGACACGATACCgaattaacaaaatttcaaTGCACGCTATGTCGAAAGTCTTTCACGCGGAAAGAAGATGCCACTCGCCACGAGAACACCGTCCACCTTAAATTGTCAACTCACAAATGCACGGATTGTGAATTGACATTTAAGACCAAAAAGGAGATGCAGTATCACCACAATCGTAGTCACACTGGATTAAAACCATTTTCAT ATATCACTGGTTCCGACTGCCGTAGCTGCCAATcggattatttttttgtagccGTTGTTCGGTTCGTGGATTAG